TCCACAATGGTATCGACTCCTTCTCCTTCTTAAAAATAATTTTCTTCAGAAAAGGGAGCTTTTTACCCGCGTCCCTGAGCAGGCCTTTCTCCCTGTCTCCATCTTCTCCTCTTGATGGATATAATTCGTTATGGAAGTTTTCATTAGCCACAAAAACATATTCCAGATTAGGATTATATTCCTCAATTAGATAAGGCCCTGTTCCCAGAGGGTAACGGTCAATAGTGATCCCCTTGTCACGGAGAACTCCCTGTTCAAAGAAATCTATGGCCTCCTGAGGCATAGGTGCGAAAAAAGGCATCGCCAGCCAGTAAAGGATCTGAGGGTATGGTCTTTTCAAAACAATTTGATACGTATATTCATCTATTAATTCAACTCCTGGAAAAGGATGTTTATTCAAATCCAGATGGATTGGGTTTGCCTTTTCATCCTGTTCCCGGTTATAAGTCGCCCCATGTTTCTCGCGTCTGCGTTCTCTCTCGGCTGTAAGATCTTCAGCTAAAGCGTCTGTAAACTCTCTGAGGCCATCAATGTACTTTGCCATGATAGGGAGAATCGGGCATGGCAATCTCGGATCGCCCAGTCGTTTGATCTGGTTGATATAGTCAATTGCTTTGAGTTCCCGAGTTGCAACTTCAGGAAAATCCGTAATACTATCAACGCTCTCTAATGTCTCTTCAGGCCATTCTGTTTTCACAAAGCAGGGATGGTCCTGATATTCAATATCCTTTTTAATCTCTATTGTATAGACAACTTTTTTAACCTGCTTCATATCAGTATTGGCAGGTAGTTTCCTGCCATCAGTGTCAAAATACTCAGCAACCGGAATTCTCTTCGCCGTTAACGGTTCTAGTTCATAAGGTCGTTTCAGGAAGTGATATTGAAAAGGAGGCTCATAAACCAGTTCCAGAAACGCGTACTCGTCCGAAGAGTAAGAGATAGCCGGATCCAGATGCTTCGGTGGCTCAGAATAGACCGAATAAAAAATCGGCTGGGCTCTCTCCGATTTTGGATATGGATGATTAGGCGTACAGGAAACCTGCCCCAATAATACCAATAACAAACTTAACATCAAGGAATGTTTCAATGCGCTTTTTACAACTGAATAATCTATCATTTTGTTCATATTTCTTTATTTTTAGTAATACTCAATCCAAGTTTTATAGATATTTCATTAAGTTTTTTGTCAAGCGTCCAGATAGGAGTTTGTTCCAATACAGCCGAAGCAAGCAAATGGATGTCAATATATCCTAATCCTTTTCCCATCAATTTATTATTCTCAATAAAAAGCAGAACCTCTTCATGCTCCGCCTGGACCACCATGGGTAGGGTTTGAAGGAGTGAAAGTATCTCTGATCTGTTTCGGAGATGTCCACAAGCCAGCTCGCCAATAATGAATGGATGACAGATCACATCACCATTGTTCAATGAGTTCGTAAGCCCGGCATTACCTTCTCTGAGGTGAGATACCCACACTGACGTGTCAACAAGAAGCATTTTATACGTTTCCTGCTTTTCTTCTGGGTACCATTTTCAACTTCTTCTCAGTACCTCCCAATTTAGCAAGTCTCTTGCTACTCTCTATTGCAATCAGGGCTTCTAACCCCAATTTTACAAGGGCTGTCTTTTCCTTGACACCGGTCAATTTCGATGCTTTACTGATTAATTTATCTTCAATATTTAACGTTGTTCTCATAATTGAGTATCTTTCAATGTGTTTTTTTATGTGTATAAATATGCATCAATAACACATATATGTCAAGAATATTTTCACTGGTTTTTACTCAGTGTGACATCATCTTCTGAGTGTCTGCCCGTGCCAGATTGGACGGGGGGGGGGTAGTCGAAGGATGGTTTTGTCACAATAACTACCTGGCTTGGAAAAGGAGCCAAGAAAATGATTGCTAACGATTGATAATGGGAATTATCTTTAATTGTTCTACAGAGTTGCGGTTCAGTGTTTTGTAGTACGGTAACCGTGTTGCCTTTAGATACAAAGAGTTGAATGAAAAGAGAATTGCGCCAGAGCTCTTAGATGCTATACAAAGTAAACTTGCCAAATCAAGTGAAGAAATGAAAAAAATGGATATTCCAAGACTAAAAGGAATGCCTATGTTTGTTGCAAACATAACCTCTGATGACAATGAATTCCAGGAAACTATTGACGATTTGGAAGTGATGTGGGAAGACATTAATTAATTAATTAATTCATAGATATATTTTACTGCAACATCTGTAATAAGCATATATCTATGAAGGACTTTGATACTATGGAAAATAAGATAAGGTGTGCTTGTGGAAAATTAAGATACGATTTGACAGCTTAAAAAGTAAAGAAAATTGTGATGTGTATTGCAAAATGTAATCCTACCATTCAACCTTTGGGGCATCACCCCAGAGTAGTTCAAGGTCGTAGTAACTTCGTATCTCTTTATCAAAGATGTGGACTGTGAAATCGCCGTAGTCGATAAGGACCCATTTTGCCTCACGATATCCTTCCATTCCATATTTCTTTACTGAAAGCTTCTTCAGCTCTTTATCTATCTCATCAGCGATGGCATGAAGTTGACGTTCATTAATTGCTGAACAGATTACAAAATAGTCTGTTACAGATGAAATCTTGTCTACTTCAAGTATAACTATATCCTGTGCTTTTTTATCATCTGCAATTTTTGCACATGTAATTGCAATTTCTTTTGAATCCAATGTGTTTAAAGCCTCTCTATCCGTGCTCAATTACCGGCATCTCCATATTGTCCTTCAATTGATCTGAGTTCCTGCAGACTCGTACCGCAATAGTGGCAGAACATCGCGTATTTTGGATTAGAGGTCAGGCAATCATCACATCTCTGGTATAGTAATGTACCGCAAAGCATGCAGAAATTTGATCCTTCCAGATGGTGATTATATTCACAGTTCGAGTTTGGACAGGCCGTAGAAATTACTTTGTTTAAATCTTTATCCATTTTTGTCATTTTATTTAACCTGAAAAAAAATTCACCGCACCCGCTTAAACGGATGCGGTGAATAGTTACTCCTTTTTAAATTGCCAGAATTTGTCCCTTTATGTCTTAAACTGGGATTAATAAACAACCTTCGGCTCTATTTAGTCATAATATGTAACAGCTCTCCGATCTTCGGTGAGAACTTTACAATAAGTCCGGCAAAAACTACTGAAACAATTGACATTAACTTGATAAGAATGTTTAGTGATGGTCCGGATGTGTCCTTAAACGGATCACCTACGGTATCACCAACAACAGCCGCTTTATGCGCATCTGAACCCTTACCGCCATGCTGTCCGGTTTCAATATACTTTTTTGCGTTGTCCCAGGCGCCACCTGCATTTGCCATGAATATGGCCAGGAGAAAGCCTGTTGACAATCCGCCAGCCAGGAGACCCATACTTCCGGGAACGCCTAAAACCAGCCCCACAGCAATAGGAATAAATATTGCCAGTAATGATGGAAGCATCATCTCCTTCTGAGCGCCTTTTGTACTTATGGCAACACATGACGCGTAGTCAGGCTGACCGGTACCGTCCATTATTCCAGCTATCTCCTTGAACTGCCTCCTTACCTCAGCTACCATCTGCGCCGCGGCCCTTCCGACGGCCTTCATCGTCAATGCACAGAATACAAATGACACCATGGAACCCAGGAATAACCCGACAAGTACCTTAGGGTTCATCAGTGTTACTTTGTAATAACTCATCAGGTCTGCTATCTGTAGAGAGGTTGTATCTACCATGCGACCTGCTATTTCCACAGCGTGGACACCTGTCCTTTCAAGGCCAATTTTAACCTCTTCAACATACACTGCAAGTAATGCCATAGCTGTTAATGCTGCTGAACCTATTGCAAAACCTTTACCTGTGGCTGCAGTTGTATTGCCAAGAGAATCGAGGGCATCCGTTCTCTCCCTTACTATTGGTTCCTGCTCGCTCATCTCGGCGTTACCACCAGCATTATCGGCAATCGGGCCGTAAGCATCAGTAGCGAGTGTAATTCCAAGTGTTGACAGCATACCCACTGCCGCAATAGCAATACCATAAAGCCCCATAGACGTATTTGAAAATCCACCGGCAAACATAAAGCTCAATATAATGGCTACGGCAATAGTTGTTACAGGAATTATGGTTGACAGCATACCTGTAGCAACTCCATCTATAATCAGTGTAGCAGAACCTGTTTCTGCCTGAGCGGCAATACCTTTTGTCGGGCCATGATCTGCTGATGTAAAGTATTC
This portion of the Candidatus Scalindua japonica genome encodes:
- a CDS encoding ABC transporter substrate-binding protein, which translates into the protein MIDYSVVKSALKHSLMLSLLLVLLGQVSCTPNHPYPKSERAQPIFYSVYSEPPKHLDPAISYSSDEYAFLELVYEPPFQYHFLKRPYELEPLTAKRIPVAEYFDTDGRKLPANTDMKQVKKVVYTIEIKKDIEYQDHPCFVKTEWPEETLESVDSITDFPEVATRELKAIDYINQIKRLGDPRLPCPILPIMAKYIDGLREFTDALAEDLTAERERRREKHGATYNREQDEKANPIHLDLNKHPFPGVELIDEYTYQIVLKRPYPQILYWLAMPFFAPMPQEAIDFFEQGVLRDKGITIDRYPLGTGPYLIEEYNPNLEYVFVANENFHNELYPSRGEDGDREKGLLRDAGKKLPFLKKIIFKKEKESIPLWNKFLQGYYDTSGISKDSFGEAIQISTHGNVEASEFLKQRNISLLTSVSPSTMYIAFNMSDPVVGGYTEKQRKLRQAFSIAIDMEEYIQIFANGRGTSSHSPLPPGIFGYEKEKAGMNPVAYYWDEKSQSAKRRKIEEARKLLAEAGYPNGKDRDGHPLEITFVNSWYSPALGPRIIWFEKQFTKLGVVMKNETSDYNRYREKIDQGNYQFTMWGWNADYPDPENFLFLLYGPNSREKYKGENTSNYDNPEFNRLFKKMETMPSDPERLAIIRQMKEILYRDSPWAGGLNPVAYGLFHEWYSNAKPNAMYRGALKFKRIDHVLREEKRAAWNQPRFWPVILALILLGLGTVPAINTIRRRGKATA
- a CDS encoding type II toxin-antitoxin system VapC family toxin, with the translated sequence MLLVDTSVWVSHLREGNAGLTNSLNNGDVICHPFIIGELACGHLRNRSEILSLLQTLPMVVQAEHEEVLLFIENNKLMGKGLGYIDIHLLASAVLEQTPIWTLDKKLNEISIKLGLSITKNKEI
- a CDS encoding sodium-translocating pyrophosphatase, with translation MLWWLAPLGAVCALIFVRKFYKEVMGYPEGDKKMVEIAGHVREGAYAYLKQQYKVVAIFFIFVFLALAALSFGLKIQSNFVPFAFLTSGFLSGLAGYLGMKMATNASARTTEGAKKSLDQGLKIAFRSGAVMGLIVVGLGLLDVSIWFFFLRKFTDVSLTEIAVILPCFGMGASFQALFARVGGGIFTKAADVGADLVGKVEAGIPEDDPRNPATIADNVGDNVGDVAGMGADLYESYYASILASAALGVACGLGVAGLVLPMCIAGIGIILSIFGIRVIKTKEGATQKELLKSLSKGVNLSSILIVIASAVIIKFLLPGHFGIWGSIVTGLIAGILIGKGTEYFTSADHGPTKGIAAQAETGSATLIIDGVATGMLSTIIPVTTIAVAIILSFMFAGGFSNTSMGLYGIAIAAVGMLSTLGITLATDAYGPIADNAGGNAEMSEQEPIVRERTDALDSLGNTTAATGKGFAIGSAALTAMALLAVYVEEVKIGLERTGVHAVEIAGRMVDTTSLQIADLMSYYKVTLMNPKVLVGLFLGSMVSFVFCALTMKAVGRAAAQMVAEVRRQFKEIAGIMDGTGQPDYASCVAISTKGAQKEMMLPSLLAIFIPIAVGLVLGVPGSMGLLAGGLSTGFLLAIFMANAGGAWDNAKKYIETGQHGGKGSDAHKAAVVGDTVGDPFKDTSGPSLNILIKLMSIVSVVFAGLIVKFSPKIGELLHIMTK
- the rsfS gene encoding ribosome silencing factor → MSTDREALNTLDSKEIAITCAKIADDKKAQDIVILEVDKISSVTDYFVICSAINERQLHAIADEIDKELKKLSVKKYGMEGYREAKWVLIDYGDFTVHIFDKEIRSYYDLELLWGDAPKVEW
- a CDS encoding type II toxin-antitoxin system VapB family antitoxin, which gives rise to MRTTLNIEDKLISKASKLTGVKEKTALVKLGLEALIAIESSKRLAKLGGTEKKLKMVPRRKAGNV
- a CDS encoding double zinc ribbon domain-containing protein, yielding MTKMDKDLNKVISTACPNSNCEYNHHLEGSNFCMLCGTLLYQRCDDCLTSNPKYAMFCHYCGTSLQELRSIEGQYGDAGN